CAACCGGCAAACCGGCACCCTGGCGCGCGACGTCGAACGCGGCACCAACGGCATCGGTTTCCTGATGGGCACCGCCCTGTTCACGCTGCTGCCCACGCTGGTGGAGATCGGGTCGGTAGTGGCGATCCTGGTCAGCGCCTACAACCTCTGGTTCGCCGCCATCGTCGGCGCCACGTTCGTCATCTATGCCACCGTTACCTATGTGCTGACCAAGCGCAGGATCTTCTACCAGCGCATGATCAACGAGCTGGATTCGGCCGCCGGCGGACGCATGGTCGACAGCCTGCTCAACTACGAATCGGTCAAGGTGTACACCAGCGAGGCCGTCGAAGCGCGCCGCCTGCGCGAACTGCTGGACCGCTGGCGCGCCGTGGGCATCGATAACCAGCGCGCCCTGTCGACCCTGCACATCTCGCAGAGCGCCGTCATCGCGCTGGGCGTGGGCGCCGTCATGCTGCTGGCCGGAACCCAGGTAACCAGCCATGCGATGACGGTCGGGGATCTGGTCCTGGTCAATGCGTACATCATCCAGATATGCCTGCCCCTGAATACGCTGGGCCTGGTGTTCCGCCAGACGAAAGAAGCGATGATCAATGCCGAACAGGTCTGCGCGCTTCTGCGGCTGCCGCCCGAATCCGATCCCGGCGTGCCGCTGCTGCCTTTCGAGCCGACACGGGCGGAGCTGCGCTTCGAGAACGTCAACTTCTCGTACGAACCGGGCAGGCAGATATTGTGGGATATCAACCTGCATGTGGCGCCGGGCGGCACGCTGGCCGTCGTCGGCGGCAGCGGCTCGGGCAAATCCACGCTGGGGCGCCTGCTGTTTCGCTTCTACGAAGCGGACTCCGGGCGCGTGACCGTGGACGGCACGGACGTGCGGTCGGTCGACCCCACGACCCTGCGCCGCTATCTGGGCATCGTGCCCCAGGACACCATGCTATTCAACGACACCATCGCCTACAACATCGGATACGGCAGGCAGGGGGCGTCGATGGCGGACATCATCGAGGCGGCCAAGGGCGCTCGCCTGCATGACTTCGTGCAGAGCCTGCCGGCGCAGTACGACACGATCGTCGGCGAACGGGGCGTCAAGCTGTCCGGCGGCGAACGCCAGCGCATCGCGATCGCGCGCGCCATCCTGAAGAATCCGCCCATTCTGCTGTTCGACGAAGCCACATCGGCGCTGGATACGCGGACCGAACGGGCGATCCAGGCCGAACTGGACCGCATCGCGCAGGGGCGCACCACACTGATCATCGCGCATCGGCTGTCAACGGTGGTCAACGCCGACGAGATCGTCGTGCTCGAGCACGGACGTATCGTCGAACGCGGCAAGCACCAGGAGCTGCTGGACAGCCAGGGCATCTACGCCCAGATGTGGTCCCTGCAGCGGCAGCAAAGCGAACTGGAACGGGCGGGCACGCAGCGGTCCGCGCAGCCCGTCAATCTGGCGGCGCTGGTTGCCGGCGTGCTGGACGCAATACGCCAGGTCATCGATGAGAAGGGCATCACGCTCTATACGGAGCTGAGCATGGAGAACGCCCGCGTGACCGGCGACCCGGGCGTGCTGCAGCAGACGATATGGGATATGTGCCTGAACGCGATCGCCGCCACGCCCACGGGTGGCCGCATCGAGCTGAGCCTGCGACGCTCGCATGATGCCGCGCGGCTGGCCGTCACCGACGGCCGCCTGCCGCCCGCGGATGCCGCGGCATTGGCGATGGGCGAACAGATGAACGCCGTACTGGCGGACCGGCCGCCGCTGGACGTCATGCACGCGCGCACCGATATCGAGAAATTCGGCGGCCGTTTCGGCACCGACCTTTCCTCTTCAGGACCAGGCCGTACCTACTGGCTGGAGATGCCCATGCGCGCGGCCGCGACGCCCGCGTTGCCGCTGGTGGGACCGGTCCCGCCCGTATCGCTGCACGGTGCGCGCATATTCCTGGTGGACGATAGCGATGAGGAACGCGCGCGCGTCGGCGGCGCGCTGCAGGACGCCGGCGCGACGGTACGCCATTTCAAGAGCGGCACGGCCGTGCTCGACGCCTTGCGCGATACGCCGACCGATGCATGGCCCGATGCCCTGATATGCGACGTCACGCTCGACGACATGGACGGCTATGCCATGGTGGGCGCGGTGCGGCAACTCGAAGCCCAACGCGGCATCGGACTCGCGCAGCGCCTGCCGGCCATCGCGATCTCCGGACACTCCGCATCCGAGGGCAGATTGCGCGCGCTGATGGCCGGTTATCAGGTGCACTGCGCCCGCCCCGCCGATCCGCAATCGGTGATTCGCACCACGGCAAAGCTCATGAGTGAGAAGTTCCATCGCTTGTAAAGCGTACCGGGAAGACAGCGAAGAGCAGCCTTCTCATCCGAGAGCCGTTACACGAGAACCGTTACACGCGATGCGATATATCGGCACGGTGCTTGCAGTTCAAGGCTGCCCGAGCAGAGGATGAGTCAACACACCCGCGACACGCGCGGCAAGTGGCTAGGTTCTCGATTCAGCGGCCTGACACATCGACCGGTATGGAGAGAACTATGCGACGAATCGCCATCGTCAGTGAACACGCATCGCCGTTGGCGCTGGCCGGCAGCGTCGACAGCGGAGGACAGAACATCTATGTCGCGCAGATCGCGCGGCACTTCGCCCGCCAGGGCCATCTCGTCGATGTCTTCACGCGCGCGGATAGCAGGCACCTGCCCGCCGAGGTCGCATGGGAAGACGGGGTGCGGGTGATCCACGTTCCCGCGGGCCCGGCGCGGCATATCCCCAAGGAACAGCTGCTGCCCCACATGGCCGCCTTCGGCGATTTCCTGCTGCGCTATTTCTCCGGCCAGCCGCCGCGCTACGACATCGTGCATGCCAACTTCTTCATGTCGGCGCTGGCCGCGATGCCGGCCGCGCGCGCCTGCGGCATTCCGCTCGCGGTGACTTTCCATGCGCTTGGACGCGTCCGCCGCAAGTTCCAGAAAGAAGCCGATCTGTTCCCCGAGAGCCGCTTCGATATCGAGGACGACATCATCGCCCGCGCCGATCGCGTCATCGCGGAATGCCCGCAGGACAAGCAGGACATGATGGAGCTGTATGGCGCCGACCCCGGTCGCATATCGATCGTCCCGTGCGGCTACGATCCCGTCGAGATGCTGCCGATGGACCGGGCGCGCGCGCGGGCCGAGCTG
Above is a genomic segment from Bordetella genomosp. 11 containing:
- a CDS encoding glycosyltransferase — protein: MRRIAIVSEHASPLALAGSVDSGGQNIYVAQIARHFARQGHLVDVFTRADSRHLPAEVAWEDGVRVIHVPAGPARHIPKEQLLPHMAAFGDFLLRYFSGQPPRYDIVHANFFMSALAAMPAARACGIPLAVTFHALGRVRRKFQKEADLFPESRFDIEDDIIARADRVIAECPQDKQDMMELYGADPGRISIVPCGYDPVEMLPMDRARARAELGWNDNRFTLLQLGRMVPRKGVDNVIRALGRLRHRYGVDARLCVVGGNSATPSESATPELARLRAVAREEGVLPHVEFTGRRDRLQLRAYYCASDVFVTTPWYEPFGITPLEAMACARPVVGADTGGIRYSVRDGETGWLVPPKDPDALADRLALLANNSLLRHRMGEAGLQRARRHFTWDRVSRQLLDIFEEIMAPATLPDAVPAPVDTARAIA
- a CDS encoding ABC transporter transmembrane domain-containing protein — translated: MANEASRYARAEVLRILGQSLWTYRRRAGAALVLLVVAKAFAVAVPVALKMIVEQLSKPGPALILPVFLLIGYTLLRFAGGLFTELRDIVFSPVAQATVADFNMRIFQHLHRLGARFHANRQTGTLARDVERGTNGIGFLMGTALFTLLPTLVEIGSVVAILVSAYNLWFAAIVGATFVIYATVTYVLTKRRIFYQRMINELDSAAGGRMVDSLLNYESVKVYTSEAVEARRLRELLDRWRAVGIDNQRALSTLHISQSAVIALGVGAVMLLAGTQVTSHAMTVGDLVLVNAYIIQICLPLNTLGLVFRQTKEAMINAEQVCALLRLPPESDPGVPLLPFEPTRAELRFENVNFSYEPGRQILWDINLHVAPGGTLAVVGGSGSGKSTLGRLLFRFYEADSGRVTVDGTDVRSVDPTTLRRYLGIVPQDTMLFNDTIAYNIGYGRQGASMADIIEAAKGARLHDFVQSLPAQYDTIVGERGVKLSGGERQRIAIARAILKNPPILLFDEATSALDTRTERAIQAELDRIAQGRTTLIIAHRLSTVVNADEIVVLEHGRIVERGKHQELLDSQGIYAQMWSLQRQQSELERAGTQRSAQPVNLAALVAGVLDAIRQVIDEKGITLYTELSMENARVTGDPGVLQQTIWDMCLNAIAATPTGGRIELSLRRSHDAARLAVTDGRLPPADAAALAMGEQMNAVLADRPPLDVMHARTDIEKFGGRFGTDLSSSGPGRTYWLEMPMRAAATPALPLVGPVPPVSLHGARIFLVDDSDEERARVGGALQDAGATVRHFKSGTAVLDALRDTPTDAWPDALICDVTLDDMDGYAMVGAVRQLEAQRGIGLAQRLPAIAISGHSASEGRLRALMAGYQVHCARPADPQSVIRTTAKLMSEKFHRL